TTTACCCTTCACAAAAACCAATCTAATTTTTACCAatcaaatctcatttttttaatctttcaaaacaaatatgatttttcttaaCAAAATCTTTCTTTTACCCTTTACAAAAACTGCTCTAATTTTAACCaatcaaatctcttttttttttttccttttttttctttttaacttttcaaaacagatctgatttttctttgaaaaaaggGCATATTCATAAgacaaatttgtttaaattattttttgccaaGTGTTTATTAGATACATATCATTCAATATCATACAAAAGGGTATATAATGGTCATTAGAGCCTAGAAGTCCAGATTCTATCTGagcggaatgggtgcctaacatcttccCATTTCGTAACCTAGCCCCGAACTTAggtttttggataggtagactagtgttttgtcttttgtttttggtagattgtaactagaatcaaaactttgtaatttttacatAGATTGTATTAGAACCAAAGCCCTGTAAAATTATTCTACCATGATATAATTGTATTTCCATAGTCAATTAATAACATTcgaggaattttttttgacatgttattgtattttatttatttatttttttgtacaaaaaaataagtggtgacttCACACAATTAcccaaaagagaggtgccctaagcacccaaatctctttCTTTGAGAGCACCCCCATGCGGTCTCTCACAGTGGTGACTCCACTAGAGATTGATGGAAATATGCAAGTACACAGCAGCAAATTAACGGATCTATTTCatttgcaattgataacatgtgctatgtaagtttcaaaatataagaacaagagagtgtaccttggtgtggtgaaattcaaaCCCAAAGATCGGAAGTTCTTGAGAACACCTTTAATCTTTACTCCGATTCCACTAACGCCCAaaaagtgtggtctctcaatcagtttctaTGAGTTTGTTCAAAGGAGAATGAAtgagtgtccaacactcacatacaccatttcatgtatattccaaaaaaattgtatgtttctctccttacaactgattatctaattgggctggccttttgggcctttccaGTTGGGGTTTAGTacgtggcttggagtgggaccaaaagggaacaaataagacactagctccaatgggccttgggcttttctgtcaactcttgacaagtccaaagttaccattaattatatttaatacaactatataaatataattgcactctaggccttattaatgaattatatcccaagactttattgtacatgcaaccccttcataaaatattcgtagtagtacaaagtcataaatgaagactgccactttgtagattactacatcttaatgcTCGAGTAATCGGTTTACtccttttaagttattcatcaaatatttatgaaatccaattccataaatatatacttcagtaatttcttactaaagtggttaggcctaacactctaaataaccatacccattaaacttatcttaagggaatattttatatctccattaagagactatgaattccatcttgagaatatatgttccatcaacactgaatgtggctgcccaacatactaaAGTTTTGACCGTagctttagatctcactcctgatataccaaagcaacctacacttcatgatcaagtccattattctctcaggattaagagtttatgtaaatagaagtcatgagatttattattcaattgacagtcattaggagaataataaatctcacagcggtctagttcaatatgtcttaactcttaaaacatatcaacataacaactagaagtctccacttccttgatcaagacaaatcatcttagttgatatgttatagtcttcgcagataaaatgccaaatttcatcaccgactacgaactataattctaagtttacaaagaacttgtgatttatatcttctatgacttttcacataaatcacatactatgcatctcatggactatatgataatgtctgaatattcatgttaccattatttcaaataataataaaacaaatttattaatcacaatattaagtcatacatattgtcatacttaatatcatacatagcatcatacaataggatttaagggcactaatcctaacaatctcccactttcCCTAAAGACTATTGTGCACTAATCTGACTCTCATTCCCTCCAAATGTGAATCGAAAGTCCTTTGAGGCAAGGCTTTGGTAAATGGATCTGCTAGATTATTTGCACTTTCCATCTTTGCTACCACAACATCTCCACGAGCAACAATATCTCGAATGATGTGATATTTCCTTTCaatgtgctttcctttcttgtgaTTCCTTGGATCTTTAGATTGTGCAACTACTCCACTATTGTCGCAAAACAATGTGATTGGAACTTGCTCCATTCTCACTACACTAAGGTCAGAAGGGAATTTCTTGAGCTAGACAGCTTCTTTTGCCACTTCACAAGCAGCAACATATTCTATCTCCATGGTGGAGTCTACAATACAAGATTGCTTAACACTCCTCCAACTTATGGCTCCACCTCCCAAGGTGAATACACATCCTGATGTGGACTTTCTAAAATCTAGATCCGATTGAAAATCTGATTCTGTATAGCCAATGGGAATCAAATCCTCACATcggtaaacaagcatataatctcTCATTCTCCGTAGATACTTGAGACTATGTTTTACAACTTGCCAATGTTTTGGTCCTGGATTTGATTGATACCGACTGATCATGCCAACTAAATAACAGATATCTGGTCTAGTATAaagcatggcatacatgagaCTTCCTACTGCAGAAGCATAAGGAACTTGTCTCATCATATCTACTTCCTCTTGAGTCTTAGGCCTTTGGTCATCAAACAGAGGAACTCCATCTCTAAAAGGAAGTAGTcctttcttggagttttgcatgctaaaccgttctagaaccttatctatatatcCAGCTTGTGACAAGCCTAACATCTTATTCTTGCGATCTCGCCAAAGCTTGATCCCTAGAATAAAGTTAGCCTCACCCAagtccttcatatcaaattggcttGACAACCAAACCTTTACTGATGACATTACTCCTACATCATTTCCAATgagtagaatatcatcaacataaagcactaggaacattactactttatctcgatgtcttttgtacacacatggttcatcaagattttgctcaaaaccaaatgacttgattgcttgatcaaatctgATGTTCCATGACCTAGATGCTTGCTCTTGGTTCTTAGCTATAAAACCTTCTggttgcatcatatagattttctCTTCAAGATTGTCATTGAGAAATGTagtcttgacatccatttgccaaatctcataatcataatgagCAGCAATGGATAAGAGAATTCTGATAGATTTAAGCATTGCTATTGGTGAAAAGGTTTTTTCATAATCAATACCTTCCTTTTGTGTATACCCTTTCACCACTGGCCttgctttaaaggtttcaacctttccatctatccctctctttctcatgtaaacccatttgcaaccaatAGGTTTAATACTGTTAAGCGCCTTTACAAGATCCCAAACTTGATTGGAATACATAGAATCTAATTCAGATTTCATAGCTTTGACCCAATGATCTGCATCTATATCATTTATTGCTTCTTCATAAGTGTAAGGATCAGTTTTGGCCTCTTCTGAGATAGCTTCATAAGTTTCTCCCAGACCTATAAATCTTATAGGTGGCCTAACAGTCCTCCCACTACGACGAGGCACTTGTGTACTAGACATCTCATGTGTAGTATCTTGTGGTGTATCTAATATAACCACATCATTCATATTTTCATCTATCGGTTGTTCATTTACAGGTTCTTTCATTTCAGCCAAAACAACTCTTCTTCTAGGAGTATAATCATTCATATAGTCATTTTCCAAGAATTTGGCATTTGTACTAACAAACACTTTATTATCTTTATGACTATAGAATAAACCTCCAAAAGTTCTTTTTTGATACCCTACAAAGAAAACCGCTTCTGTTTTAGACTGTAACTTGTCAGACTTTCCTTTCAACACATGTGCTGGACAACCCCAAATATGGAGATGTATCATACTAGGCTTACGCCCATTCACAACTCTACAGGTGTTTTAGGAACAGACTTCGAAGGTACTAAATTCAGAAGATACATTGCAGTATTTAAGGCATATCCTCAAAAAGAAATAGATAGAGTTGAATAACTCATCATGGACCTAACCATATCTAAAAGAGTCATATTCCTTCTTTCtgctacaccattttgttgtggagttccAGGTGCAGTCAATTGGGATATAATCtcatttttagttaagtaatcCTTGAAATCCTCAAGAAGGTATTCGCCACCATGATCAAATTGAATGGCCTTTATGCGTTTACCTAATTGATCCTCAACTTCAGCCctaaactctttgaacttttcaaaggTTTCAGACTTCCATTTCATTAGGTACACATAACCAAATTTAGAGTAATCATCAGTGAATGTGATGAAATACTTATAGCCACCTCTTGCCTGGATTGACATAGGACCACATACATTTGAATGCACTAGCTCTAGCAAATCTTGTGCTCTTCTaccttttgcattaaaaggTCGTTTGGTCATTTTACcttccaaacaagattcacAAACTAGAAATTCATCAAAGTCCATGGGCTCTAAGAGTCCATCTTTGATTAGTCTTTGAATTCTGTTTGAATTAATATGACTCAAACACAAGTGCCAAAGATATGCATCACTAGTGGAAGGAAACTTTCTCATTAATGATTTTACATAAGAGTCATTATCTAATTcagaattatataattcatgcttatcaggagttaaaatataaagaccatccaCAATATTACCCGAACAGATAAACATTTTACCCTTCTTTATTACAAAATTGTCTTTAAGGATAACACAATATCCATGTTTACCTAAATAAGttgcagaaattaaattcctaCGAACATTAGGTACATATAGATAGTCTTCCAATATTAAAACTCTAGactcaaaacataaattttaaacACCAACAGCTACAACTGGAATCCTGCTCCCATCagccaaagtaagaaacaacTCCCCTTCTTTAAGTTTTCTAGTCTCCTGGAACCCCTGCAAGGAATTGCAAATATGATTAGTACAACCTGAATCCACACACCAGGAATCTGTGGGATTCTATACCAAATatatttcaagaaggaatgtatTTTTCATACCCTTATTCTTGGCAGCCTTAAATATTGGACAATTCTTCTTCCAATGTCCTTTCTCACCACGATGGAAACATTTTTCCTTTAAGCTTCTTTCCTTTATCAGCAACCCCTAAGGAAATTTGTTTACCCTCTTGCTTGGTGAAgcccttcttattttttttacccttgCCTTTCAACTTAGGTTGAGAAGTAAAAGCTTCAGCCATATTGGCATTAACACTAGAAGTACCAAGAATGTCTTCCGCCGCTACCAATTCATACAAAgagtaaatatttttgttcatattgtaATTAAGTTTGAATTCCTTTAATGATTCCGGTAATGACTAGAGTATCATATCCACTTGGGATTCTCCATCAATATTGGCACCTAAAACTTCCAATGTATTTAGATTAGAGATCATTGTAAGACAATGCTCCCTTATTGAACTACCTTCAgccattttggtattataaaaACATCTCCTTTAGACTTAGCATGATGTCTGAAGCTAGTTCTACATCCTGCATTTGATGCTGTATAACATTTGAGATAGATGCTAGGATGTAGCACTTGGCCATCCCATTAGATTTCTGGCAATGATCATATCGTTTTTTTTCCTCAGGAGGAGCATCTAATGAAGGAAAACTAGGGCATGGTTTAGTAAGCACATATTTGTGCTCTTCAGCAGTGAGAACTatgtccaaatttcttttccagtcaacatagttggatccagtcagtttgttttgattaagaatagtaacaagtgggctaaatgatgccatgttcaaatctgaaaataataaacatgaatataataagtaaacttgacattatcaatttagcatataaacatatagtatggaaccttaataaaaccataatataatatatgcaaCAACAACCCAATCCCATATTCAATATCCCTCAGCATAGAGTGAACATTAAATACTATGATTGATtgagaactattctcattattaatgctatcatgataactcttatcaaacaTTAATAATATGTCGTTATACATTTGGTCTCTAAACAATAATAGTAAGAACTCAGCATAGAGGATACTATAATATTTAGTCTAATGTATACCATTGTCTAGAATCATGTGTAGCCACATTTCATCCCCTTAACAGGCTTATTTTGTAGTAACATGATACAAAACACCCTCCGCATGGAATGCAAAGCTCGAAGCTAAGACAAGGTGTTTGATCAAACCACTACAAACCAAGAAATTCAATCTTGTAGGACCACGAAATAAATACTCTCCGCATGGAATGCTAAGTTCGAGGCAAAGACAAAGTATATATTTCACACTACTATGAACCGACAATGGAGGCCGTGAGatccaacccttgtatctctctcccactagatgttttaaaagaaaggtttttcattttgaaacatGCACAATCTAATTACACATAGCCTTGCTCTTTATACATgtgaaaacacttagaaaattttttgaattcccagttttcgatcgatcaaatgtgcccctcgatcgattgaaaaaattaaaaaattcgaACCTAACCGTCTGCCTAGCTCGATCGGTACTCGATCgcttctcgatcgatcgaaagacaaaTTCGATTGATTGACTAGCAATCGAATATTAATCGATTAAAAAAGATTGGTCACTATTTCACTCGATCGATCGATCGAAAGCAATTtttgaccgatcgaaactcgtgaaactcgaatttccaaaaaatttctaaggCAGTTTTCTACAGTTTTTCATGAACAAACAACCAACATATTAACATGATAGATAGAGATTGATatcaaaactgaatttcattgatgctatagccttaaagatcaatttaacatacttaaattcaaatttaaacaacatcataacatcaatatcagtTTTTATCAAATCATAGTTTCAACAGCCatgcaaaaaattaaatgtgtAATCTTCTAACAACATGAAACTATAACCTCTAattccaaaactcacaaaacatgttatacaaTTCGAAATTGAAgaccgctctgataccatttgatggAAATATgcaagtatgcagcggaaaattaTCTGATCTACTTCATTTGCTATTGATAACATGTGCTATGTAagtttcaaaatataagaacacaAGAGTGTACCTTAgtgtggtgaaattcaaaaccaaagatcgGAAGTTCTTGAGAACACCTATagtcttcactccaattccactaacgcccaagaagtgtggtctctcaatcagtttctaTGAGTTTGTTCAAAGGAGAATGAAtgagtgtccaacactcacatacaccatTTCATGTATATTCCAAAAAATCTGTATGTTTCTCCCCTTATAACTGATTATTTAATTGGGCTGGCCTTTTGGgtctttccaattgggctttagtatgtggcttggagtgggaccaaaagggaacaaataagacactagctccaatgggccttgggcttttctgtcaactcttgacaagtccaaagttaccattaattatatttaataccactatataaatataattgcactctaggccttattaatgaattatatcccaagaatttattgtacatgcaatcCCTTCATAAAacattcgtagtaatacaaagtcataaatgaagactgccactttgtagattactacatcttaatccttgagtacacggtttaatccttttaagttattcatcatatatttatgaaatcaaattccataaatatatactttagtaatttcttactaaagtggttagacctaacactctgaataaccatacacattaaacttatctcaatgaaatattttatatctttgttaagagactatgaattccatcttgaaaatatatgttccatcaacactaaatgtggctgcccaacatactgagattttgaccgtaactttagatctcactcctgatatatcaaagcaacctaaatttcatgatcaagtccattattctctcaggattaaaagtttatgtaaatagaagtcgtgagatttattattcaattgacagtcattaggagaataataaatctcacagtggtctagttcaatatgtcttaactcttaaaacatatcaacatatcaactagaagtctccacttccatgatcaagacaaatcatcttagttgatatgttatagtcttcacagatgaaatgcccaatttcatcaccgactacgaactataattttgagtttacaaagaacttatgatttatatcttctatgacttttcacataaatcacatactatgtttctcatggactatatgataatatccgaatattcatgttaccattatttcagaaaataataaaacaaatttattaatcacaatattaagtcatacataatgtcatacttaatatcatacatagcatcatacaattaGATTTAAAGACACTAATCCTTACAAAGATGTCAATGGCTAAGTTTCGTGTTAGACTTTTAGTGACCAATTATATACCCTTGTtttttgtatgatgtttttgtttgtttagttgTCTATGTCTTGAGAtgtttgtataatattttttgtttgtgttgtcATGTTGATTGTTAAAAGTTTTCCCTAATTGTCATAGTGTCTGccatcaaaacaacaaatatgCATGCACCCATCTCAACATATGGTGGTAGTAACCATGGATTATCGATCTTCATTAGATTCGGGTATGTTGCGAAATTTAGActccggttgatagaattaacaagttttaaacctaagttgttaattagatttattatgaataaaacttgttaaaacaaacaaacatcaatatcatgtcaaaatcatgcatagaggaaaaataaataagacaagatatgataacccaggaaaaccaatgaaacaaactagtttaacagtaaaaaacctggggggaaactttcccgaaaagcaatccactatagcaaagagaagtttcaaatctagtacaaaacctttgtccctagactctacaatccccataGATGAACTCATAGCAAAAACCTTTTACCGCtttagaacctctgaactcttcaatatatgaacgccacccttttaatgcacgaatcccaatacatgactaaccaattgcacggatcccaatatgcgacttaatcaccaactagaagaagattgttggctgtaaagttcttcacttcatcaacaatgaagatcaagaagcacttggttacaaaactcacgcagtagcttctttcagagagaataaggcatcagtcaccttttgcatatgttctccttgtattctcttatgtgacggcctctaaaataagccttatataggtctaggattgtgagaaaagaaaccctatacatACATGTTAGCATGGGCctaaaatcaaatctaaaaatctGAATTCCCATAACCTCAACAAATagccaggtgtcgaggaggtgtcgagctttaaacttCGACAGGTACAACTATCGAAaagctatcgaggagctatCAAGGGGACAGAAagtttctcgatcgatcgactTAGCTATCAAGAGGTGTCAAGATTGCGATAACAATCAACTGAAGAGGTCGACAGATAGCCTAGCTatcgagcagctatcgagctttTAAAAgcagcactttctcacttgattcttggatagacttgtatggctttaacacttgaacttgaaacaaggtttcttgaagtattaaacacatcctagatctatccaaatacaagtaaagtgtgttttatcaaaggattagtcaattacacaaaatatgttcttaacaaggtACCTAGTGGTGAACTCACCAACTCATAGTCCAAAGTCATTGAATCATTTTCGGTTGACTAAAAAGGATAGACCATGCCGTTTGGACCAACGtaatgttcattacattacaagttgggaggtTTAATGTCCTAGCTATGGGAGACaataaaacaacaaacccaccttaCAATGTAATGACTTAGAACCTGTCCTTAGGCCAGTCCTTattaaaattgcattgcatattgtgtgtgtttggtgAGCCCAAGTTCAATACTTGGGCccatcataattgtttgaatGCTGTGTGCTTTATAAACCTGATTTTGTTTTCCTAGAAAGAAAGGTATGTCATGCATATATGCAGTTTTAGCCCAAGCTTGCTAAGCCCAAAGTCCATCAAGCTCAATGAGAATTCAAGCCCAATTCCATTAAGATCAAGTCATCTTCCTCGAGGTTTAGGCCTAGTAAGGTccaatttttagaattacaaATCAAAC
This DNA window, taken from Quercus robur chromosome 2, dhQueRobu3.1, whole genome shotgun sequence, encodes the following:
- the LOC126701721 gene encoding secreted RxLR effector protein 161-like — its product is MQNSKKGLLPFRDGVPLFDDQRPKTQEEVDMMRQVPYASAVGSLMYAMLYTRPDICYLVGMISRYQSNPGPKHWQVVKHSLKYLRRMRDYMLVYRCEDLIPIGYTESDFQSDLDFRKSTSGCVFTLGGGAISWRSVKQSCIVDSTMEIEYVAACEVAKEAV